The DNA window GATGATTGGTGCTAAGGAACCCTGAGTGAGATGCTCACACGACCTTGATGGTAACTGAGTTGGGGGTGTGAGCATCTTGCTCCCGTTCTGATTTCATGGACTCATTCAGCAACGCACCTCCTCTCTTGGAGACTCACGTTCCTATGGACGTTTGCGGTATGCATCGCCTTCAGACGTAGGCATAAAAATGGGTTGTTTCTCCCGCGCCGCAGCCCGATCAAAACAACCCGATCGCTTACCTCAAGGCTATTTACCCTTGGGCATAATCCTCTAGGTGGCGAGTGATGCCATCCACCATGCTTTCATCAGCATTGAAGGTTTGATCTACGGCTGCTTCAACCCGCTTCACGGTTTCATCCGACACTCCCAATAACTCGACCAATTTTTGATAGGCGATCGCCTCTGCTTCATTGATCTTGTCTTCCCCAGGCGATCGGGAACTGCAGCGAATCACCTCATAGCCCAACCGCAGCACCAGTTCTTTATCCTCATCGGTCTGGATTTTGGGCGTTAATTCAGCCAAGGGAATATTTTGGGTGACATATTCCTGGAGTTCTTGGCGAAGCTGGCGCTGCTGGGGCGCATCATCAGCAAAAATACCGCTGAGTTGATCCAGCATGATCTCCACTTCCTCCTGGGCCAAGCTGCCATCAGACCAAGCCATGGATGCCGCAATGCGGAGAATATTCATTTGACGAGGCGTAATGGGCGGCGGTGGTGGGGGTTGTAAAGGCATAGGTATTCTCCCAAATGTATGATCGACATCCCAATGATCTATGGACAACGATCCAATATCTCAATCCCCTAAACAGGGGTCAGCATGGCTGCCATAGACCTATGGGCCTAGGCTATCACGGGAATTTAAGGCAGAGACAATTGCTTAAGCTTCTTATTGATCGCGCTGATCTGGTCATTAACGATGGGGGCGCAGATCCGCATAGGCAGAGTACACGCCTTGGACGTTGTACCAGTTGAGAAAAATCCGCGCAATTTCTAAAGCGAGCTGGGACTTGCCTCGACGGATCAGCCACGACAGCAGCGGAGCCAGGGTGCGTTCATTCAATAAACCGCCGAGGGACAGTAATCCCCACAGAATCCGATGTAAAAGGGTCATCTGGATCATCATGCGCACATTCCAGGTGGGATGCTTGCGATAAAACACCACCCCCATGCGTCCGCGCTGAATTTCTCGATCAATCAACGCCGGTACCTCTTCCAGGGAGAAGGGAGGGTGCCAGTGATAGCCCACCGCATCCGGACATTTGATCAGCCGCAGACCAAGCTTTTTCAGCCGCACTCCTAGTTCTAGGTCTTCCCAGCCATAGAGCTGAAACTCGGTATCAAATAGCCCTGCGGTTTCTAACCAATGGCGGGCGATCGCCACGTTGCCGGTGGCAAAGTAGGCATTGGAAAAGTCTGTGACCTTATAGGAGGCTGAGGTGGGCTGCTCAAAGTTGCAGGTATTAATCACCGCGCCGTAGGTAAACAGGCGATCGCTGCCCAGATCTCGATAGCCTTGCTGCAATCCCCGAGCGTGAGCTAGCAAAAAGCGATCGGTGACCACTAAATCACTATCAATAAAAATAATCGTATCGCCCTTGGCATGGGCAACGCCTAGGTTGCGAGCGGCGGCCGGCCCTTGGTGCTGCTGCTGCACTAAGCGCACATGGGGCAGTTGATCCGATTGCTGGGTCATCCAATCAATCGTTGCATCCGTTGATCCATCATCTACCACCACCACCTCATAGCCCTGAATACCAGATTCAGGCGTTAGCCGTTGGCTTTCCAGCGCCAAGAGACACTTGGCAAGAATGGGCTGGCGGTTATAGGTGGGAATTACGATGCTAAAAAACACGGCGTCTCTACTTGTACAACTGAACTTGGTTAACTCAACGACACAATCTTTCCAGCTTAACTTTAGTATGCCTTGCCCAGCATCAAGCGATCGCCTAGGTTGCAATCAGCGATCGCCTACCCCTAGGGGTTTTAGGGTCTACAGGAAAACGCTGCTAGCCTGCTACAGTGCAACAGGGCAGATTTAAATCGTCTAATCCATACCCTGGGAGTACATCAACAGGGTCATTGGTGGGATGAAGCGATCGCCCCCATCCACTTGCCATGGTCAATGAGAGATCTATGCTCGAATTCATCACGCTTCCCGATCATCAACTGCCGCCACCCGCTCCCTACTCCCACGCCGTTCGCGCCGGCGATTTTTTGTTTGTGACCGGACAGTTAGCCGAAGATCCGGTCAGCGGCGACATCAGCCGTGGGCCCATTGAAGATCAAACCCGCCGGGTCATGGAAAACCTGAAGCTGGTGTTGACCCATGCCCAAACCGGATTTGATCGCGTGGTCTCGGCGCGTATTTTTCTCACCGACATGCGCGACTATCCGATTGTCAACGAGATCTACGCCTCCTACTTCAAGAGCGATCGCCTTCCCTGCCGCACCACCGTAGGGGTTTTAGGGCTAGCAGGTCAGGGCAGCGTGGAGATTGACCTAATTGTTTACTGTGCCGACGAACCAGATGCGTAACACTTAGCGTTCGGGGTATCGGGATGAAGGAATGGAGGGATTGACCGAAACGCTGGCTGGGGTACCAAAGGATTGAGACCAGTAATGCTGGAAGGTATAACGCCCTGGATCATTGCGTTGGTAAATGTAGCCTACGCCAATTTCCTGCACCTGATAGGCCAATAAATTCGCCCGATGCCCTGGGCTACTAATCCACCCTTGTAAAGCCCCAGCGGCAGTGTTGTAGCCGCCAGCCAGATTTTCCGCTGCCTCAGAATAGTCATAATCCGCTGCCCGAATGCGATCCCAGGGGGAAGAACCATCCGCGCCTTCGTGACTAAATACATCGTTGACGGCCATGTGGCGGGCATACTGCTGGGCCGCTCTGCTGAGTTGAGTATTCACGGCTAAGGGAAGCTGTCCCTGCTGAATTCGATAGGCATTGGTCTTTTGTACGACCTGGTACTGCTGGCTGGTGCGGTTCGTGGCTTGAGCCGAGAGCAGCAGGCGATAGCGCGTACGTTGACCATCCGGCACCACCCTCAGGTAGTAAACTCCGGGCTCTAGTCCAACAATCGTGATTCGATCGACTTGGCGACCTGTAGCTCGGGAACTAGCGACTACTTCCCCTGGATCGATACTGCCATTGCGGTTGCGATCGCGAATGAGTTCCAAATCAGCATTGGCCTGCAGCCCTCCCAAGCTTGCCCGAAAGCGAGTTTTAGGCAACCGAAAACGGTAGAGATCATGGGATGCATTCGGCCGCAGCACGCTCCGCACATCTTGATTTTGCCTAGCCAGTGGGACGAGCTGAGATGGATTGAGAGATTGATGAGCGTCGGTCATCGTGATTTACCTTTAAACTCAACCGATTCTGTGAACACAACCAACCGTGATGCCTTCAGTCTTTTATTCCTGCCGTTAACCGAACGATCAGCGTCTGGCAGGAACTAGTCATGATCGGGCTTCAATCTACCTTGAAGCCAATGGTGATGATAGATGATGTTCCAGGCTCCTAAACTCATTGATGAAGAAAGCATGAATTGAGTTCCAAGGGTTTGCGATCGCCCCCTTTATATTTTGTAATTTTCTGTAGACTGGAGAAAATAATTCTTAACTCCTTACACCCACACCTGAACCATGCTGCTCAATACCGATCAGCGAGCCAAGCTCGATCCATCCGACGACAGGCTGTTTTACGAACAACCCCGCCTAGTCACCCATGTTGACGAAGGGTTTATCCAGCAACTGACGGATCTATATCGCGATCGCCTTCAGCCCAACACCCGCATTTTGGATTTGATGAGCAGTTGGGTCTCCCATCTGCCGGATGAGATGCAGTTCGAGCATGTGGAAGGGCATGGCATGAATGCCCAAGAACTCGATCGCAATCCTCGCCTCAACCATTACTTCCTGCAAAATCTCAACCAAAATCAACACCTGCCGCTGCCCGACCAGTCGTTTGACGCCGTTTTGAACACCGTCTCCGTGCAGTATTTGCAATACCCCGAAGCCATCTTTGCGGACATCTACCGCATTCTCAAACCCGGCGGGCTATGCATCATCAGTTTTTCTAACCGCATGTTCTACCAAAAAGCTATCCAGGCCTGGCGCGATGGCACCGAAGAAAGTCGGGTTGACCTCGTGCAGCACTACGTGAACGCTATTCCTGGCTTTAGCCCCCCAGAGGTGATCACCCGTTCGTCCAACTTGCCCATGCTGCTGCAACTGTTGGGAATGCCGGGAGGCGATCCGTTCTATGCCATCATCACCTCTCGTATTGCTTAAGCAAACCAAGGGTATCTGGCAGGATCACCACGTCACTCTTTGTCTACCCCCCATCCTGGGGACGCTCTATGATTGCCCAAGGAATTCATAGAGCAAAAAGATTCCTCAAATCCCCCCCAAAAATGTAAATAGACTGTAATATTAAGATACAAAGCTTTACAGAGGGGTACCCGCAATGGAAAACCAAGAACCAAAGTTTGGCTTCACCACGTTCGCAGAAACCTGGAATGGTCGTCTGGCTATGTTGGGTTTTGTTCTCGCTATTGCAGGCGAGTTGCTAACGGGGCAAGGTCTTCTCGCTCAAATGGGCTTGCTATAAGCTCGTTATTTTGAACTAAATTCAACCTCATCGTGAAGGTGAAATCTCCCTAAATATTGACCCTCAGTCGCAAGGCTGGGGTTTTTTATTGGGCGTTGCTGAATTGCAAAAGGATGGGTGCTAACGCACCAGGAGCGAGACGCACCCACTCACGGCAGGATGAGCATCTTGCTCCCAGTTCGGTGTCATAGCGTCATTCAGCACCGCTTTTTTGGGATGCTTGCTGTTGGCTAATCAGCAGGGTCTCGGCTCCAGCAGGGGGCGGCTGCCCCCATGGCGATCCTGAAGGCCTGCCAAAGATTAGGAGTCTGACTGGTCTAGGCGCTTTTGCCACTCCGCATCCAGCTTGGCACTGTTGTCTGCCTCTTGATCAAG is part of the Leptolyngbya sp. CCY15150 genome and encodes:
- a CDS encoding TerB family tellurite resistance protein, which gives rise to MPLQPPPPPPITPRQMNILRIAASMAWSDGSLAQEEVEIMLDQLSGIFADDAPQQRQLRQELQEYVTQNIPLAELTPKIQTDEDKELVLRLGYEVIRCSSRSPGEDKINEAEAIAYQKLVELLGVSDETVKRVEAAVDQTFNADESMVDGITRHLEDYAQG
- a CDS encoding glycosyltransferase, producing MFFSIVIPTYNRQPILAKCLLALESQRLTPESGIQGYEVVVVDDGSTDATIDWMTQQSDQLPHVRLVQQQHQGPAAARNLGVAHAKGDTIIFIDSDLVVTDRFLLAHARGLQQGYRDLGSDRLFTYGAVINTCNFEQPTSASYKVTDFSNAYFATGNVAIARHWLETAGLFDTEFQLYGWEDLELGVRLKKLGLRLIKCPDAVGYHWHPPFSLEEVPALIDREIQRGRMGVVFYRKHPTWNVRMMIQMTLLHRILWGLLSLGGLLNERTLAPLLSWLIRRGKSQLALEIARIFLNWYNVQGVYSAYADLRPHR
- a CDS encoding RidA family protein; the protein is MLEFITLPDHQLPPPAPYSHAVRAGDFLFVTGQLAEDPVSGDISRGPIEDQTRRVMENLKLVLTHAQTGFDRVVSARIFLTDMRDYPIVNEIYASYFKSDRLPCRTTVGVLGLAGQGSVEIDLIVYCADEPDA
- a CDS encoding CAP domain-containing protein; the protein is MTDAHQSLNPSQLVPLARQNQDVRSVLRPNASHDLYRFRLPKTRFRASLGGLQANADLELIRDRNRNGSIDPGEVVASSRATGRQVDRITIVGLEPGVYYLRVVPDGQRTRYRLLLSAQATNRTSQQYQVVQKTNAYRIQQGQLPLAVNTQLSRAAQQYARHMAVNDVFSHEGADGSSPWDRIRAADYDYSEAAENLAGGYNTAAGALQGWISSPGHRANLLAYQVQEIGVGYIYQRNDPGRYTFQHYWSQSFGTPASVSVNPSIPSSRYPER
- a CDS encoding class I SAM-dependent methyltransferase — translated: MLLNTDQRAKLDPSDDRLFYEQPRLVTHVDEGFIQQLTDLYRDRLQPNTRILDLMSSWVSHLPDEMQFEHVEGHGMNAQELDRNPRLNHYFLQNLNQNQHLPLPDQSFDAVLNTVSVQYLQYPEAIFADIYRILKPGGLCIISFSNRMFYQKAIQAWRDGTEESRVDLVQHYVNAIPGFSPPEVITRSSNLPMLLQLLGMPGGDPFYAIITSRIA
- a CDS encoding chlorophyll a/b-binding protein, yielding MENQEPKFGFTTFAETWNGRLAMLGFVLAIAGELLTGQGLLAQMGLL